The Salinibaculum sp. SYNS191 genome has a window encoding:
- a CDS encoding cryptochrome/photolyase family protein: protein MHVFWHRCDLRIPDNRGLALAAREGSVLPVYVVEREMLKQIGKRQRAFFMAGVRDLKRGYRDLGGDLLVRAGAPEEVLPNVVAEYGADGVYYNRLYRPARRNRERRVDAAVPTEAVTDAVLVDPGKLAPQYENHGRFYDDWQDQPKAAPFEIPDRESLVDVSDETTAPRIEADIELPSAGYRAARERYDRFLDVGIETYSDTRDDMRAAVERPVGAVSRLSPYIAAGMLGIREVWADATERHDAVSGSARKNVQKFRYELSWREANYLLLFHNPDLLTTNYKSFPKPIAWVNDADHFAAWRRGETGYPLVDAGMRQLNQEGYVHNRPRQNVASFLTKHLLVDWREGARYFAKQLVDHDPANNYGNWQWIASTGTDSVAVRIFDPVAQMRKYDADATYVQEYVPELRGVDPDRIVDWPTLSDAGRERLAPEYCHPIVDRNAAYDRAQDVFEEALGKR, encoded by the coding sequence ATGCACGTCTTCTGGCACCGCTGCGACCTCCGTATCCCCGACAATCGGGGGCTCGCCCTCGCTGCGCGGGAGGGGAGCGTCCTCCCGGTCTACGTCGTCGAGCGCGAGATGCTGAAGCAGATCGGCAAGCGCCAGCGCGCGTTCTTCATGGCGGGGGTTCGCGACCTGAAGCGGGGCTACCGTGACCTCGGCGGTGACCTCCTCGTCCGCGCCGGGGCGCCCGAGGAGGTACTCCCGAACGTCGTGGCGGAGTACGGCGCCGACGGAGTCTACTACAATCGCCTCTACCGACCGGCCCGACGGAACCGCGAGCGCCGTGTCGACGCGGCCGTCCCGACGGAGGCAGTGACGGACGCAGTACTGGTCGACCCCGGCAAATTGGCGCCCCAGTACGAGAACCACGGCCGCTTCTACGACGACTGGCAGGACCAGCCGAAAGCCGCCCCGTTCGAGATTCCCGACCGGGAGTCCCTCGTTGACGTCTCCGACGAGACGACTGCACCGCGCATCGAGGCCGACATCGAACTACCGTCGGCGGGCTACCGAGCGGCACGCGAGCGCTACGACCGCTTCCTGGACGTGGGCATCGAGACGTACAGCGACACCCGCGACGACATGCGGGCTGCTGTCGAACGTCCGGTCGGTGCAGTCTCGCGGCTCTCGCCGTACATCGCCGCGGGGATGCTTGGCATCCGCGAGGTCTGGGCCGACGCCACCGAGCGCCACGACGCCGTCTCGGGAAGCGCCCGGAAGAACGTCCAGAAGTTCCGCTACGAACTCTCCTGGCGCGAGGCGAACTACCTCCTCCTGTTCCACAATCCCGACCTCCTGACGACGAACTACAAGTCGTTCCCGAAGCCAATCGCCTGGGTGAACGACGCGGACCACTTCGCGGCCTGGAGGCGCGGCGAGACGGGCTATCCGCTCGTCGATGCGGGGATGCGGCAGTTGAACCAGGAGGGATACGTCCACAACCGCCCGCGCCAGAACGTCGCTTCGTTCCTGACGAAGCACCTGCTGGTCGACTGGCGCGAAGGGGCGCGGTACTTCGCGAAGCAACTGGTCGACCACGACCCTGCCAACAACTACGGGAACTGGCAGTGGATAGCCTCCACCGGGACCGACAGCGTGGCCGTCCGCATCTTCGACCCCGTCGCCCAGATGCGCAAGTACGACGCAGACGCGACCTACGTGCAGGAGTACGTCCCGGAGTTACGGGGCGTCGACCCCGACCGCATCGTCGACTGGCCGACGCTCTCAGACGCCGGCCGCGAGCGACTGGCACCGGAGTACTGCCATCCCATCGTCGACCGCAACGCGGCCTACGACCGTGCACAGGACGTCTTCGAAGAAGCGCTCGGCAAACGGTGA
- a CDS encoding FAD-dependent oxidoreductase has protein sequence MDRTHVTVAAVHDVGPDAIAVELETPEGFDAWPGQFVKLVVTVDGEEQPRFYTISSPDVAGTFELTIGIDPEGEVSPRLRAIDAGDELVVSGPYGDAYYEEEGHVLVLAGGPGIGPAVGIAERALDDGGEAAIVYRDDAPIHEDRLAELGARGASIEILTPADTLEAAVADALTDDTQVFVYGFADFLDDATTAIEAAGGDPEVAKIENFG, from the coding sequence ATGGACCGGACACACGTCACTGTCGCGGCCGTCCACGACGTCGGCCCCGACGCGATCGCTGTCGAACTCGAAACCCCCGAGGGCTTCGACGCCTGGCCCGGCCAGTTCGTCAAACTCGTCGTCACCGTCGACGGCGAGGAACAGCCCCGGTTCTACACTATCTCCTCGCCCGACGTCGCCGGCACGTTCGAGTTGACCATCGGCATCGACCCCGAGGGCGAGGTCTCGCCGCGCCTTCGCGCCATCGACGCTGGCGACGAACTGGTCGTGTCCGGCCCCTACGGCGACGCCTACTACGAGGAGGAAGGACACGTGCTCGTCCTCGCCGGCGGTCCCGGCATCGGCCCGGCCGTCGGTATCGCCGAGCGCGCCCTCGACGACGGCGGCGAGGCGGCCATCGTCTACCGGGACGACGCCCCAATCCACGAGGACCGTCTCGCTGAACTCGGTGCCCGCGGTGCCAGCATCGAGATTCTCACCCCCGCCGACACGCTGGAGGCGGCCGTCGCCGACGCGCTGACCGACGACACCCAGGTGTTCGTCTACGGATTCGCGGACTTCCTCGACGACGCCACCACTGCCATCGAAGCGGCCGGTGGCGACCCCGAAGTCGCGAAAATCGAGAACTTCGGCTAG
- a CDS encoding 2-oxoacid:acceptor oxidoreductase subunit alpha has product MPDDLNWAIGGEAGDGIASTGKIFAQALSRAGRHVLTSKDFASRIRGGYTAYKVRTSVDRVESVVDRLDVLIALTERTIDENMDELHEGSVIIYDGDRTTMQDLEIPEGMIGLDVPLKGLAEDAGGAIMANVVALGAACAVADFPIENLDESLTKRFKDKGSAIVENNKEAARLGQEYVEEEYDYDFDYDLETTDNDYVLLNGNEALGMGALAAGCRFYAGYPITPATSIMEYLIGRIDDYGGKVVQAEDELSAINMALGAARAGARSMTATSGAGIDLMTETFGLVAQSETPLVITDVQRSGPSTGMPTKQEQGDLNMALYGGHGEVPRFVVAPTTVSQCFWKAIEAFNLAEKYSTPVFLVSDLALSVTEQTFEPSTFDMDAVEIDRGKVVDEEDIDTWLDEQGRFQPHFPTADGVSPRAFPGTEDGAHMTTGLEHDALGRRTEDQEIRVEQVDKRERKVQTAREQEDWSPREFGEPDADTLVISWGSNEGAIREGMDILEEEGIDIRLLSVPYLHPRPDLSDAIEAAETTIVVECNATGQFADLIEHDVLERVNRINKYTGVRFKADELAEDIEDAIAEPQEAAQ; this is encoded by the coding sequence ATGCCCGACGACCTGAACTGGGCCATCGGCGGCGAAGCCGGCGATGGGATTGCCTCTACAGGAAAGATCTTCGCTCAGGCGCTATCGCGGGCGGGACGACACGTTCTCACCTCGAAGGATTTCGCGTCACGAATCCGGGGTGGGTACACCGCCTACAAAGTACGAACGTCCGTCGACCGCGTCGAGAGCGTCGTGGACCGGCTGGACGTTCTCATCGCGCTGACCGAGCGGACTATCGACGAGAACATGGACGAGTTGCACGAGGGCAGCGTCATCATCTACGATGGCGACCGGACGACGATGCAGGACCTCGAAATTCCGGAGGGGATGATCGGGCTCGACGTGCCCCTGAAAGGGCTCGCCGAGGACGCCGGCGGAGCCATCATGGCCAACGTCGTCGCGCTGGGTGCGGCCTGCGCCGTGGCCGACTTCCCCATCGAGAACCTCGACGAGTCCCTGACCAAGCGGTTCAAGGACAAGGGGTCGGCCATCGTCGAGAACAACAAGGAGGCCGCTCGGCTCGGCCAGGAGTACGTCGAGGAGGAGTACGACTACGACTTCGACTACGACCTGGAAACGACCGACAACGACTACGTCCTCCTCAACGGGAACGAGGCGCTCGGGATGGGCGCGCTCGCCGCCGGCTGTCGCTTCTACGCTGGCTACCCCATCACGCCGGCCACCTCCATCATGGAGTATCTCATCGGCCGCATCGACGACTACGGCGGGAAGGTCGTCCAGGCCGAGGACGAACTCTCCGCCATCAACATGGCACTCGGCGCGGCGCGGGCGGGCGCACGCTCGATGACCGCCACGTCCGGGGCCGGCATCGACCTGATGACCGAGACGTTCGGGCTGGTCGCCCAGTCCGAGACGCCGCTGGTCATCACCGACGTCCAGCGCTCGGGTCCCTCGACCGGGATGCCGACCAAGCAGGAACAGGGCGACCTCAACATGGCCCTGTACGGCGGCCACGGTGAAGTCCCGCGCTTCGTCGTCGCGCCGACCACCGTCTCCCAGTGCTTCTGGAAGGCCATCGAGGCGTTCAACCTCGCCGAGAAGTACTCGACGCCCGTGTTCCTCGTCTCCGACCTCGCGCTGTCGGTGACCGAACAGACCTTCGAGCCGTCGACGTTCGACATGGACGCGGTCGAAATCGACCGCGGGAAGGTCGTCGACGAGGAGGACATCGACACCTGGCTGGACGAACAGGGCCGCTTCCAGCCGCACTTCCCGACCGCCGACGGCGTCAGCCCGCGTGCCTTCCCCGGCACCGAGGACGGCGCACACATGACGACCGGCCTGGAGCACGACGCGCTCGGTCGCCGGACGGAGGACCAGGAGATTCGCGTCGAGCAGGTCGACAAGCGCGAGCGCAAGGTCCAGACCGCGCGGGAGCAGGAGGACTGGAGTCCGCGGGAGTTCGGCGAACCCGACGCGGACACGCTCGTCATCTCCTGGGGGTCCAACGAGGGAGCCATCCGCGAGGGCATGGACATCCTCGAGGAGGAGGGCATCGACATCCGCCTGCTCTCGGTTCCGTACCTCCACCCGCGGCCGGACCTCTCGGATGCCATCGAGGCAGCCGAGACGACCATCGTCGTCGAGTGTAACGCGACCGGGCAGTTCGCGGACCTCATCGAACACGACGTGCTCGAACGGGTCAACCGCATCAACAAGTACACCGGCGTGCGATTCAAGGCCGACGAACTCGCAGAGGACATCGAGGACGCGATTGCGGAACCACAGGAGGCAGCACAATGA
- a CDS encoding heptaprenylglyceryl phosphate synthase, whose amino-acid sequence MPGLADIVQTVDSLGAAISIGGRTLLSLDTNPVPARWDHITKVDPEEEKQLPLAYPLYLSHTSAVSVGGSRDVTEQNTAETFDILDGLDVPAFHEPSEATHVTEEIRDRAEFMAVPEVLNGDSESLVGTLGKGVEHVKEDVAPGLIAEKLPLPLGSTIEGRLSDFAASWMLHEAVFEAYIIMNVDSAAAREANVTAEDLLTPREAKQHAMAAETHLESEVIYLEYSGTFGGEEAVDILEEVTDGVSWSRVWYGGGLDNRENAQSVLDAGADAVIVGNVFHDVAEEEADLAAQAAEQLDSDAGRDDIREWVEDTVDVVETSAARYLSTIVDVPDYEDRAARYLAAGIEMYLQLQALASGVTDADAATLRSTVANNPVPGESVFADVLDQDVATDVAESITLALLAEYFDVDLADSIAAHHVAAEL is encoded by the coding sequence ATGCCGGGGCTCGCAGACATCGTTCAGACGGTCGACTCGCTCGGAGCGGCCATCTCTATCGGCGGTCGAACGCTCCTCTCGCTGGATACCAATCCCGTGCCGGCGAGGTGGGACCACATCACGAAGGTCGACCCCGAGGAGGAGAAACAACTGCCGCTGGCCTACCCGCTCTATCTCTCACACACCAGCGCTGTCTCCGTCGGCGGCTCCCGGGACGTGACCGAACAGAACACCGCGGAGACGTTCGACATCCTCGACGGCCTGGACGTCCCCGCCTTCCACGAACCGAGCGAGGCCACCCACGTCACCGAGGAGATACGCGACCGCGCCGAGTTCATGGCTGTCCCGGAGGTCCTCAACGGGGACAGCGAGTCGCTGGTCGGCACGCTCGGCAAGGGCGTCGAGCACGTGAAAGAGGACGTCGCGCCGGGGCTCATCGCCGAGAAACTCCCGCTCCCGCTGGGCAGCACTATCGAGGGCCGTCTCTCCGATTTCGCCGCCTCGTGGATGCTCCACGAGGCCGTCTTCGAGGCCTACATCATCATGAACGTCGACAGCGCGGCCGCCCGCGAGGCCAACGTCACGGCCGAGGACCTGCTGACCCCCCGCGAGGCCAAACAGCACGCGATGGCCGCCGAGACCCACCTGGAGAGCGAGGTCATCTATCTGGAGTACTCCGGCACCTTCGGCGGCGAGGAGGCAGTCGACATTCTGGAGGAGGTGACCGACGGCGTCTCGTGGTCGCGCGTCTGGTACGGCGGCGGGCTGGACAACCGCGAAAACGCACAGTCCGTTCTCGACGCCGGCGCGGACGCGGTCATCGTCGGCAACGTCTTCCACGACGTGGCCGAGGAGGAGGCCGACCTCGCAGCGCAGGCCGCGGAACAACTGGATTCGGACGCCGGCCGCGACGACATCCGGGAGTGGGTCGAGGACACCGTCGACGTCGTCGAGACCAGCGCCGCCAGGTACCTCTCGACTATCGTCGACGTCCCGGACTACGAGGACCGGGCGGCCCGCTATCTGGCAGCCGGCATCGAGATGTACCTCCAGTTGCAGGCGCTGGCTTCCGGGGTCACCGACGCCGACGCGGCCACGCTCCGCAGCACAGTCGCGAACAATCCCGTTCCCGGCGAGTCCGTCTTCGCCGACGTACTCGACCAGGACGTCGCGACCGACGTGGCCGAGTCCATCACGCTCGCACTGCTCGCCGAATACTTCGACGTCGACCTCGCCGACAGCATCGCCGCCCACCACGTCGCCGCGGAACTGTAA
- a CDS encoding 2-oxoacid:ferredoxin oxidoreductase subunit beta, whose amino-acid sequence MSSDVRFVDFKSDKQPTWCPGCGDFGTMNGMMKALAETGNDPDNTFVVAGIGCSGKIGTYMHSYALHGVHGRALPVGTGVKLANPDLEVMVAGGDGDGYSIGSGHFIHAVRRNVDMSYVVMDNRIYGLTKGQASPTSREDFETSTSPDGTNMPPVNPLALALAAGATFIAQSFSSDSQRHTEIVKQAIEHDGFGFVNTYSPCVTFNDVDTYDYFRDTIVDLGEEDHDPHDREAAKRKILEGDKEYMGVIYQDDDSVPFEEREGVDQNMSEIPDGAPDDAMDLVREFY is encoded by the coding sequence ATGAGCTCAGACGTCAGATTCGTCGACTTCAAGTCCGACAAGCAACCCACCTGGTGTCCCGGCTGCGGCGACTTCGGGACCATGAACGGTATGATGAAGGCCCTCGCCGAGACGGGCAACGACCCCGACAACACGTTCGTGGTCGCCGGCATCGGCTGTTCCGGGAAGATCGGGACTTACATGCACAGCTACGCGCTCCACGGCGTCCACGGCCGCGCGCTACCCGTGGGCACGGGCGTGAAACTGGCCAACCCCGACCTCGAAGTGATGGTCGCCGGCGGCGACGGCGACGGCTACTCCATCGGGTCGGGCCACTTCATCCACGCGGTCCGCCGGAACGTCGACATGTCCTACGTCGTCATGGACAACCGCATCTACGGCCTGACGAAGGGCCAGGCCTCGCCGACCTCACGTGAGGACTTCGAGACCTCGACCAGCCCCGACGGCACTAACATGCCGCCGGTGAACCCGCTCGCGCTCGCGCTGGCGGCCGGCGCGACGTTCATCGCGCAGTCCTTCAGTTCCGACAGCCAGCGCCACACGGAAATCGTCAAGCAGGCCATCGAACACGACGGCTTCGGCTTCGTCAACACCTACTCGCCCTGCGTGACGTTCAACGACGTGGACACCTACGACTACTTCCGCGACACCATCGTCGACCTGGGGGAGGAGGACCACGACCCCCACGACAGGGAAGCGGCCAAGCGGAAGATTCTGGAGGGCGACAAGGAGTACATGGGCGTCATCTACCAGGACGACGACTCCGTCCCCTTCGAGGAGCGCGAGGGCGTCGACCAGAACATGTCGGAGATTCCCGACGGCGCGCCCGACGACGCCATGGACCTCGTCCGCGAGTTCTACTGA
- the mce gene encoding methylmalonyl-CoA epimerase — protein MHFDHAGIATDDAAGLADLYTDLFDTHVAHEETFDGMNVVFLSLGNGYFELLEPTDDEGAIASYLDSNGPGIHHLAVATGDIDAALAHAREMDIDLIDEEPRGGAWGHEVAFLHPKSTGGILVEFVQH, from the coding sequence ATGCACTTCGACCACGCCGGCATCGCCACCGACGACGCGGCGGGACTGGCCGACCTCTACACCGACCTGTTCGACACCCACGTCGCCCACGAGGAGACCTTCGACGGGATGAACGTCGTCTTCCTCTCGCTTGGCAACGGCTACTTCGAACTGCTGGAACCGACCGACGACGAGGGTGCCATCGCTTCCTACCTCGACAGTAACGGGCCAGGCATTCACCACCTCGCGGTCGCGACCGGCGACATCGACGCCGCGCTCGCCCACGCACGCGAGATGGACATCGACCTCATCGACGAGGAACCCCGGGGCGGTGCGTGGGGCCACGAAGTCGCCTTCCTGCACCCAAAATCTACGGGCGGAATCCTGGTCGAGTTCGTCCAGCACTGA
- a CDS encoding acyl-CoA mutase large subunit family protein, translated as MFEQEDLDEIRSAKEEWEAESYAPTVDRFGERKEEFTTDTEGQAVDPLYTPADVADIDYEEDVGFPGEDPYTRGVYPTMYRGRLWTMRQYAGMGTAAETNERFNYLLDQGQTGLSMAFDLPTQMGHDSDDPMSAGEVGKTGVAIDSLADMETVFDGIPLDEVSTSMTINAPASVLLAMYIAVGDQQGVDREELRGTIQNDILKEYIARNTYIYPPEPSMRIITDIFDFCAAETPNFNTISISGYHIREAGSTAAQEIAFTLADGIAYVEAAIDAGLDVDEFAPQLSFFFASYNNILEEVAKFRAARRMWAKIMEDRFDTDNPKSKQLKFHTQTAGSTLTAQQIENNVVRVAYQALAAVLGGTQSLHTNGKDEALSIPTEKSVRTALRTQQILAHESGAADTIDPLGGSYYVESLTDDLEDEAFDILDEIDDRGGMRKSIENQWVQRQIQDVAFERQREQEEGERIIVGVNEFTTDEEDEVDIEEVSEEEERKQKQNLEAVRAERDDEAVEAELAALKEAAEGEENLMPYIIDAVKVYATTGEICDALRDVFGEYQPGI; from the coding sequence ATGTTCGAACAGGAGGACCTCGACGAAATCCGCTCCGCGAAGGAGGAGTGGGAGGCGGAATCCTACGCGCCCACCGTAGACCGCTTTGGCGAGCGCAAGGAGGAGTTCACGACAGACACCGAAGGGCAGGCCGTCGACCCCCTGTACACGCCCGCGGACGTCGCCGACATCGACTACGAGGAAGACGTCGGGTTCCCCGGCGAAGACCCCTACACGCGCGGCGTCTACCCGACGATGTACCGGGGACGGCTGTGGACGATGCGCCAGTACGCGGGGATGGGGACCGCCGCCGAGACCAACGAGCGGTTCAACTACCTGCTCGACCAGGGACAGACCGGCCTCTCGATGGCCTTCGACCTGCCGACCCAGATGGGTCACGACTCCGACGACCCGATGAGTGCTGGCGAAGTCGGCAAGACCGGCGTCGCCATCGACTCGCTGGCCGACATGGAGACCGTCTTCGACGGCATTCCCCTCGATGAAGTCTCCACGTCGATGACCATCAACGCGCCCGCGAGCGTCCTGCTGGCGATGTACATCGCCGTCGGCGACCAGCAGGGCGTCGACCGCGAGGAGTTGCGGGGCACCATCCAGAACGACATCCTCAAGGAGTACATCGCCCGCAACACCTACATCTACCCGCCCGAGCCCTCGATGCGAATCATCACGGACATCTTCGACTTTTGCGCCGCGGAGACACCGAATTTCAACACTATCTCCATCTCCGGCTACCACATCCGCGAAGCCGGCTCGACCGCCGCGCAGGAAATCGCCTTCACGCTGGCCGACGGCATCGCCTACGTCGAGGCCGCCATCGACGCCGGCCTGGACGTCGACGAGTTCGCGCCGCAACTGTCCTTCTTCTTCGCCTCCTACAACAACATCTTGGAGGAGGTCGCGAAGTTCCGCGCCGCCCGCCGGATGTGGGCGAAGATTATGGAGGACCGCTTCGACACGGACAATCCCAAGTCCAAGCAACTGAAGTTCCACACTCAGACCGCCGGGTCGACGCTGACCGCCCAGCAAATCGAGAACAACGTCGTCCGCGTCGCTTACCAGGCGCTCGCCGCAGTCCTCGGCGGGACCCAGAGCCTCCACACCAACGGCAAAGACGAAGCGCTGTCGATTCCCACCGAAAAGTCCGTCCGCACTGCCCTGCGTACCCAGCAGATTCTCGCTCACGAGTCGGGCGCGGCGGACACCATCGACCCGCTCGGGGGGAGTTACTACGTCGAGAGCCTGACCGACGACCTCGAAGACGAGGCGTTCGACATCCTCGACGAAATCGACGACCGCGGCGGGATGCGCAAGTCCATCGAGAACCAGTGGGTCCAGCGCCAGATTCAGGACGTCGCCTTCGAGCGCCAGCGCGAACAGGAGGAAGGCGAGCGCATCATCGTCGGCGTCAACGAGTTCACCACCGACGAGGAAGACGAAGTCGACATCGAGGAAGTCAGCGAAGAAGAGGAGCGCAAGCAGAAACAGAACCTCGAAGCCGTCCGCGCCGAGCGCGACGACGAGGCCGTGGAAGCCGAACTCGCGGCGCTGAAAGAGGCCGCGGAGGGCGAGGAGAATCTGATGCCCTACATCATCGACGCGGTGAAAGTCTACGCCACGACGGGCGAAATCTGCGACGCGTTGCGCGATGTCTTCGGCGAGTACCAGCCCGGTATCTGA
- a CDS encoding GNAT family N-acetyltransferase, whose translation MYVRDARNRDEAWLLDHIEDLGLDETAFRSRDYVIAVDEEQNERAGFGRIRIHKTDDGELCELTSIGVLEEWRGQGVGAHVVERLVQTAGDSDFDVVYTLSGEAEYLAQFGFERIEPAQLPDTLRKRLTEKQESLEPDAVPMRIEPERFRMPRRLREAFKGARAQEEDTEPEEGPEDFGIDPDEATYKYDTG comes from the coding sequence ATGTACGTCCGGGATGCCCGCAATCGCGACGAAGCGTGGCTGCTCGACCACATCGAGGACCTCGGTCTCGACGAGACGGCCTTTCGCTCCCGGGACTACGTCATCGCCGTCGACGAGGAGCAAAACGAACGGGCGGGCTTCGGTCGCATCCGGATTCACAAGACCGACGACGGCGAGCTCTGCGAACTGACGAGCATCGGCGTCCTGGAGGAGTGGCGCGGCCAGGGGGTCGGTGCCCACGTCGTCGAGCGGCTCGTCCAGACGGCCGGGGACAGCGACTTCGACGTCGTGTACACCCTCTCCGGCGAGGCGGAGTATCTCGCCCAGTTCGGCTTCGAACGCATCGAACCCGCCCAGTTGCCGGACACGCTCCGGAAGCGGCTCACCGAGAAGCAGGAGTCGCTGGAACCCGACGCCGTGCCGATGCGCATCGAGCCCGAACGGTTCCGGATGCCGCGGCGGCTCCGCGAGGCGTTCAAGGGGGCGCGGGCCCAGGAGGAGGACACGGAACCGGAGGAGGGACCCGAGGACTTCGGTATCGACCCCGACGAGGCGACGTACAAGTACGATACGGGGTAG